From the Desulfobacterales bacterium genome, the window ATATTTGCTTCTCTTATGCCAGCTTCTTCTAATATTGATGGATTACTTCCTGAACCTTGAATTACTTGAACATCAATATTATCGGCTACCCTTCTTAGGGCATCGGGATTTTTATCAATCACAACAAAAAAAACAGTAATAATAAGTACAATAATTGCATATTTTTGCGCTCTATGGAGTGCTTCAAAAATTTCTAATTGTTCCTGCTGTGCCGCAATAAGCCACCCATACTTAATAAGTTTCACACTACCCCAGCATAAACGACCTTCTTCATTAACAAAGGATTTACTTGTTTGGCCCGTTTTTAAATAATTTTCAATAAGTGGGTGTTTGTCTAATTTTGTCTGAGCAAGAACATATTCGTTTACTTGATGGGCAACAACTTTCTTTTTTTCATCAATCAGAAATGCATGCCCTGTTCTTCCTCGTTTCCATTTCGCAATTCTTTTGGAAATATCATCAATAGTCATAGCAGCGGCAAGTACTCCAATTATATCGTTTGTTTCAGATTTAATTGGCACAGCCAGAACGAGAGCAGGTTTTTTGGAAGTCTTGCCTATAAGTGTTTGCCAAGTAAAATCTTTACCCGCAAGTATTTCTTTCACATAATCCCTATCTGAATAGTCTGTTAATGCTTTATCATCACTTCTGGCGATATTTTTACCATCAGTGCCAACCGTAAACACTAAATAAGACCAAGGATACTGGGATTGAATGACCTTTAAAATTACTTCCTGTGATTCAGGCTGCATAGAAACTATTTCAGGAAATTTGGCAGCTGTATTAAGCATCCGAACATTTTTATCAATCCATTCTTCAACATGAAAAGCCAAGCCTTCAACAATTTTATCTAACAATAGTTGGGTATTTTCCTGAATGTGATTACTGCTTTCTTGAAACATGATAGTTCCAAATACAAAAAGGGGCGATATACTGACCAGCAACATGACAATTATCAATTTTCCGAATAAACCGATTCCTGATCTTCTATCACCTTTTTCTTGCGATACTGTTTCTTCTGATACTGTACTCATAGGAAATTACCTCCTGTTTTATTATATATATAGTTGATAATGTTAAAGAAATAATAATTTTTCTGCATTTTAGTTAACACTTTTAATTCTGGATTCCCGCGAAGGCGGGAATCCAGTTTTTTATAAACTTTTATGAATTCTCACTTATTTTTCTGAAATAAAGTTGTAATATTTTTTTTTGATTCAGCTGTTTCATCATAACTCCATTGTATAGTCGAGTATTAATTATATTTTAAATGCCGCAACGAGATTATTCAATTGATACACATTTTTTTTCAAATCTTGAGCTCTCATAGCAATTTGAGATGAGTTATCATGAATTTGTTTTGTTGCTTTATCAACTTCGCCGATATCTTGAGCAATTTCATTTACAGATGTTGAAGCTTGAGAAATATTTTTGTCCATTTCTTGCGCACCTAAAGATGATTTAGATACATTTTGGGCTATTTCTTTAGTCGTAACTGACTGTTCTTCAATTGCGGATGAAATCGATGAAATAATGTCATTAATATTGTTAATAACGTCTGTCATTTGTTCTATTTCAGTTACTACACTTGATGTAGTATTTTGTATTTGCTGAATTTC encodes:
- a CDS encoding NAD-binding protein, yielding MSTVSEETVSQEKGDRRSGIGLFGKLIIVMLLVSISPLFVFGTIMFQESSNHIQENTQLLLDKIVEGLAFHVEEWIDKNVRMLNTAAKFPEIVSMQPESQEVILKVIQSQYPWSYLVFTVGTDGKNIARSDDKALTDYSDRDYVKEILAGKDFTWQTLIGKTSKKPALVLAVPIKSETNDIIGVLAAAMTIDDISKRIAKWKRGRTGHAFLIDEKKKVVAHQVNEYVLAQTKLDKHPLIENYLKTGQTSKSFVNEEGRLCWGSVKLIKYGWLIAAQQEQLEIFEALHRAQKYAIIVLIITVFFVVIDKNPDALRRVADNIDVQVIQGSGSNPSILEEAGIREAN